The Pirellulales bacterium genome includes the window GATGGGCATTGTGGGAGAGGCGGTTCGGCCGTGGCATCTGGCCAACTGGTGGGTTCACATGGTGTTGGTCATGGTGTTCATCGCCCTGGTGGCCTACACCAAGATGCTGCACTTTATGATGGCGCCGCTCAATATCGCGCTGACGCCAGAGCCGAACACTGCTCGATTTCGGCCGGTCGACTTGGACGAGGTCGAATCGACCGGCAAGGTGGGGTTGGCTGCGATTGAAGACTTTACCCAGCAGCAACTCATCAGCTTCGACGCCTGCACGCAGTGCCGCCGCTGCGAGAGCGCTTGTCCGGCCTGGAACACCGGCAAACCGCTATCGCCAATGCAGGTGGTCCTGGACATCGCCGCAAACGGAATGCACCAAGGCTCGCTGCACGGCGACGTCATCTCGGCAGAGACGTTGTGGTCTTGCACCACCTGCGGCGCGTGCGTTCATAACTGTCCCGTGTTGATCGACCAGATGGGCACGATTGTCGAGATGCGCCGGCACCTGGTGGGCGAAGGGCAGGTGGTGGGGAGCACGCAATCGGCACTGCGGACGATCGCCGCGCGGGGCAATCCGTGGGGACTGCCGCCGGAAGAGCGCGCCGCCTGGGCCAATGGGATGGAAGTGCCAACGATTGCAGAGAATCCCGAGCCGGAAGTGTTGTTCTGGGTGGGTTGCGCCGGCAGCTATGACCGTCGCAATCAACAGGTGAGTCGATCTTTGGCCAAAATTCTCAAGGCGGCCAACGTCAATTTCGCCATCCTGGGCAAGTGCGAGAGTTGCACCGGCGATCCCGCGCGACGGCTAGGAGACGACTTCACCTTCATGGGACAGGCGGAGCAGAATGTGGCCACGCTCAACGACGTGAAATTCACACGGATCGTGACGCAATGCGCCCATTGCTACAACACGCTCAAGAACGAGTATCCCGACTATGGCGGCCGATACCAGGTGACGCATCACACGGCATATATCCAAGAGCTCATCGCGGCGGGCAAATTGCCGCTGGACGAAGCGAACGAATCGTCGGTCGTATTTCATGACCCGTGTTATTTGTCGCGACACAACGATGGATCGGCGGCGCCGCGGGAAGTATTGGGAACCGGCCTGCAACTGCCGATTGTCGAGGCCGAAGCGCATGGAAGGCAGACGTTTTGCTGTGGGGCCGGCGGTGGCCGCATGTGGATGGAAGAGCCGATTGACCAGCGCGTGAACTTCGCGAGGTTCAAGCAACTGACGGAGACGGGCGCCAAGACCATCGCCGTGGGCTGCCCGTTCTGCATGACCATGCTGGACGACGCATCCAAGCAAGAAGATTCTGGCGTGGCGGTTCAAGATGTGGCCGAATTGGTGGCGGCGCGCCTGACAACCGAAGCGTGAGGGAGCGTGATGGCAAGATTCGCCGTGATTCTTCCGGCGGCGGGCAAGAGCAGCCGCTTCCAAGACAAGCACTACAAGAAAGTCTTTGCGCCGCTGGACAACCGAGCGGTGTGGCTGCATTCGGTCGAGCGATTCATTAATCGTGACGATGTGTGCCAGGTGATCTTGGTGATTTCGGCGGAAGACCGAGAGGATTTCAACGCCAAGTTCGCTGCGAACG containing:
- a CDS encoding 4Fe-4S dicluster domain-containing protein produces the protein MEITRPILWNIDKFTKASMYVLAALATAIFLYGVYRRWTVWKRGRATTSAPDVKAESTGKANDAGPTAAATVSDIDWGAAAKRLARHVVAQQRIARIPLAWISHMAIFYGMIVLFIGTVIVALEDYGVFGLVGISWTGRFYTSTSFLLDLFGLAFVVAIPIAMLRRAGLTRVRPSAKPIDAAILWLLLLIGVTGFIAEGLRIGFDFERFAFEKNVSFVGWILARMFERMGIVGEAVRPWHLANWWVHMVLVMVFIALVAYTKMLHFMMAPLNIALTPEPNTARFRPVDLDEVESTGKVGLAAIEDFTQQQLISFDACTQCRRCESACPAWNTGKPLSPMQVVLDIAANGMHQGSLHGDVISAETLWSCTTCGACVHNCPVLIDQMGTIVEMRRHLVGEGQVVGSTQSALRTIAARGNPWGLPPEERAAWANGMEVPTIAENPEPEVLFWVGCAGSYDRRNQQVSRSLAKILKAANVNFAILGKCESCTGDPARRLGDDFTFMGQAEQNVATLNDVKFTRIVTQCAHCYNTLKNEYPDYGGRYQVTHHTAYIQELIAAGKLPLDEANESSVVFHDPCYLSRHNDGSAAPREVLGTGLQLPIVEAEAHGRQTFCCGAGGGRMWMEEPIDQRVNFARFKQLTETGAKTIAVGCPFCMTMLDDASKQEDSGVAVQDVAELVAARLTTEA